GGCTAAAATAATTGGTCTTGGTTAAAAATGATCAGAAAATGAAAATGGAATTCATAAAGTATCAAATATTTGCAATCAGGTAGATTACCATGCACAAGTGCATGTTACAGCATCATTTTAAACCAATATAAGGGGAGTATATCTGgtctaaaaattaataataatattagtaaaacaatacataccatataaataaattccaaattattttagtgtcataattattaaacaagTTACAAGTGAgataaaaaacaacaaacaatatGTTATTCACAACATCAAATTTATTTGAACttgaacataaaaattaaagtaaactacTTGAATTTATAAATTGAGTTATTTTTCTTACGAAATCGTTTAAGTAATTTTGTCTTATTAAGTGTGATAGATTACCTAATTAACTTTTCAACTtctatttctttcatttcttTCATGTCTGTCCCTCTGTATGTTTGTCTATACGTTCTTTAATTTCAAATCAAATATAGTTTCTAAATATCAGTACCTGGACGACCGATTTTTTTTGGTACGTTTTCTAAAAACGAAATCTAGCTAGATCTATTTATTGCCCCGAGACTCCCTACATTCTAAACTTCATGAAAATCGTTGAACAGTTTCCAAGACTATATGCATATGCTGTagcaaattttatttagatttgcATTCAGATGTTCAAGTTCAAAAGGGAAACACATCGTGTCACATGCATAATACCTACGCGGGGATTTGGCAGTGAAAGTAATACCGCCATCGTCTGGTTCTCTGCGGGGTTGCTCATCGTCCTCTTGTAGCACCTCATCAATATAATCTGTTGACAATACAAACTTACATTTTGTATCCCCTCCTCAATTCACTTTGTACACAATTTTAACAACTATCAAAAGTGAGCATTGATCAATGTCTAGTGACGTACATATTGTTTcaggttttattgtttttaaactcACTGTCAAATGTGGGTAGAAATGTCTTAAAGTATTACGATTTACCTATTAATGTTACGGTTAAGTTCGGTTATTAAACTAAAATCTTCTACTCGTACAACGTATGTATAGATTACTGTAGTATTTCTAATTTACTTATCTAtatattctaaataataatatactttgtattataatatacaatgttTATCAAAAATAACGATTTAGCACATAAAAACGCAGACATGCAAAATCAAGCCTATCTCTGTGGAATActattactaataattataatgatttttttaaaaacaatttaaataatgaaatctgCTGTACTAATAGATAGAACCAGAAATATAGACGACAGTACGAATAATATCGACAGTCTAATTTACCAAAGAAAAGCCAATGTGTTGTGCtgcaaaataaaacttaaacaatggtgatataaaaataaattaaaataataataagaaacttAACGTAATTCCACACGTGCATGCGATTCACACTCGTGATTACCTATATTAAagaattattatgtacctaatctataatatttttttttaccgtgCGTGAACTGTTTGGCCGAACCATTTTGCTGGAATTCTGGGAAAGTAACATGATTCTTTCCATCCTGTAAgcgaaaaaaaagaatatattagattaaattaattgattcaATAAACACTGAGTAAAGAAAGTTTATTTAACactgagaaaaaaaattaacggcTAATCacaattataaaagtaaaactttatttttaaagatagaATCACTTGATTCGTTTATGAAGATCTGTATTTCTATGGGACTTCTTATAAATATACTAGCCTGCTTTCCTCGTTTACTGCGCTTGTGATGGTGTTTCCTGTCTCCTACTAGACGCCGTATATTCATATGAGTCTTATAGTTCACTTGTGTGCCCAAATCTCGGTCGTTTACGGCATGTCTACTGTAGCTTAATCGACGATGCTAGGGATACAAATTTtaccaagataaaaaaaatactaaaataaatagtcGTGATAAAGTAGGTAAGActaatacacaaattaatattgaattaaGTTACATATTTAATGAATACTGCAAATATAAAACTGATGATAAAAACATTAACGTAATATTTActtgttttgttaaataaactaacatttaaaatgtatttgaaaAACGAACTTTTATAGAAATGCTGTAACATGTTACAAAAGCTTTTGCCAAGAAATGAGAGATCAAGCAAGATGCAACTATCTTAGGAGCTTCCATGGCCAGCTACCATGATTCCATCATTAGACCAAGTCATGTACATACTATAAGTATTACAATATCACCGAAGATACCAAATATGCTTAATTGAAATCGAATCAAACTTCAGAAAGTGTTCCTAATTTAGCTTCTAAAATTCGATatcaagaaaaattatataaatgttcgTAAAAATACATACTCGTCGATATGGTTTGCAGAGTTCTTCAGCAAGAAGATGATGAATCCTAGCATCTGTCAAATCTTTTTTGGACGGATTGTATTCCAATTCTTGCATATCAATATTCCACGTTGAGGTGTCTAATTGACTAAAGCTTGGGCTGAAAGTAATgattttatataacatattGCAGAACTAAAAATACTTCAATAATGCCATTGGATTAACACTTTCGTATACAAACCTTCCATTAAAATTAGCGCTTGTATAGTTCTTAAAAATAGCTGACATAGACTCTGCGCCAGATATATTACCAATAGTTGACGCATTTCTTTGCATATACTCGATTGCGTCTTTCATAGCTAGTTTTGAATAGGTTTCCAAAATTTTGGGCTCAGCTCCCTAAAATTGGTACAAGAGATTAGGAAGCCTGTATAAAGATACATTACATTCGTTCTGTATTAGATGATTCTGtggatataaaattacaatcaaTTAAACGACTAATTACCTGATAATTTCTAAGTAGGAATGGTCGAATAAATCTGTTGTCAAATCTCTTGAATTTATCTCTTATGTGATGGTTGCCATGTTTTCCTAAAATATCCTCAACACCTGCCATTAAATGATCCATAAACTGTAAGAAAAGATTagtgaataatattattattatttattgtagcaACTTTTAGCAATCACTTATAAAGGAAAGATTGAGATAAgaattaggtatataaaatagttttaagtcACTAAACTTTTCACGTTTGACTAGTTAAGGTAGTGTTTATTAGTAATTCGTCCtaatagacaaaataaaaagcttaCACATTTGTCTCAGTTTACAACTACATCATAAGAGTCGTAGTTATCGTCACAGAAGGTGTATAGAGAATAATTTAATACAGGATATTTTTACCCTCTCATGGATTCTTTCATTCATTGTCGGTTTCCTTTTCTCACCAGTCTTCACATTTAGTATCTTAACCAATGGCTTGATAGTGATTCCCTGGATAAACACGGTGAAGTAGATCACTGCTATCGTCGTGGTTACAAACATTGGCTGAAGATGAACCACTTCTGGGTCTATTAATAGCACCAATGCAAATGCGACCGCGCCTCGGAGACCTGTTTTATGTATATGTTGAGAAAATGTAGGCCATGGATTGTGATTTATGGTTACTAAAATTGTTTATTGCTTAAACGGATAAATAAAGTACAATCTATTATTATAGATCGTTGGCTTTTATGTAGGTGCTGCGATGTTGATATGTTGTATCCCGTAAAGTTTAGAATTAGGTCAATAACGGTGTTCTCTGTTTCATAACCGTCCATTAATTTGCATAATTTTAGGCTATGTTAGATTAAAATGACTGTAACAGTACAGTAGAAGCCAAGTTACTgtcaattatataaaaataatacccaAGCGTTACATGATACTAAATGAAATGCATCAGGGTTTTGACcaattgactatttttttccATTGGTCAATAACCTTGAAGCAAATAACATTATCTAGAACTGAGAcggtgttatttattaaaaaaaaaagaatacgaTAAATAACTAATCTAACCGTAAATGCAAATTATTAATGATATTCAGTTCATATTAAgcagtattttataattacattatttaataatatacataatacataaatcTTACCTCCATAAGACATAACAAACTTTTCGACGGTATTCAATTTGTGAAGACGGAACTTATTCGCTACCGCACTAAATATATACACTCCTGaaatagaaaatttcaatcaCAAAACCAGAATTTTCAGTACACACAATACCATTAACGGAGAGAAATTGAAATTGTAATATACtacatattttagaatttaaactgtttaattaaaataaagtgtaaTTCATATTTCTCCGGGTTCTATCACGGGAGTATTAGCCCGTgtgttataattaattactaaacaattcatttttaaaatttttcaatcgCCCATTTCTTCACTTTGACTTGGCTGATAACAGAATGGCTgattaatttttgtgcataggaTAAAGGCGAGCCAACGCGACAATggagccagtattcttgcttTTCATGGACatgatttgttttttagttattaggataagctaGCTAAGTTTTCTAATGGAtactttctcaataaaaatagtAACATTCATAAAATCCAGAGTGATTACCAATCTAGTTCTAGATaaaaagaacataataaataatgaaatattttcattctTACCTATTATGCGATAGACTGAGCAAAAAACTATAGTTAACAAGACAAACCACGTGTTCCAATCGTGATTATTGTTCACTGTCGCAACGCCAAGGAACATGAATATGATAGTTTCAGAGGACGACGAAAGCATTTTCATCGTGTACTTGATTGTGGTGTGCGATTTGTGCGATATGTTAGCTTCAACATAATTCTTCATTGTTATGCCACAGAATGTAATACTGAAACAAATCGTGATCatattatactaaaaataaaagatttcaaCAAACTAGGAAACCTCTGCTTTTTGGAAATTGGTTAAAAcggaattaaatattaaaagatcTCCTTTGACAACTACAGTAGTACAACTCCACTACGGCTACTGTTTCGTTTATGgtaataaatagtatttataTTTGCATTATGGTAAAAGcgttaaatgtaaaaaaaataaaatatctggaTTTCTAAAAGagaataattttatgaaaagtgataacaattttaaaaagcaTAAATTGCTAAATTAACTTACGCAAGAATCCCACTCATATGGAACATTTCAGCATTAAGGTAAGCCAAATAAGCCatcacaaatataaatattggttCGATGACTCTGACTTCATTTGTGAAGCGAGTCACAAGGCCAGTACCAAATCCCCATACTACTCCAATACATGTACCACCAACGGCTACTACTAAGAATGAAGCAAAGCCGGCCAAGAAGTCTGTATACATTAGTCGTGAAGCACCCATTTCTCTGGAAATTAATTTAGAACatctattataaattaaatattatattatgcaaaaaaaaaataaactaaaaaacggtTTAGGATTCAGAATGTGAATTGTGTGATGTGAGGAAAGTATTATTGTAGTATACGAGAAGATATATTTTAGAACTGATTCATACCTTGATCTTGATATTATAGTTTTTGATTTGCTATTATTTTTGTCTTAGGTCACAAGTTATCAAACTCAGTTTGATTTTATACGGAGCAATACTTACGTGTAAGCTTCAAACATGTGATAAAGAACAACAGTAACTGCGTCATTGAGCAAAGATTCTCCAAATACTACGATGTAAAGCACTTCGTCTACGTGAATCTCTTCAAATACAGCAAGCACTGCAACCGGATCTACAGCGGATATAAGGGCTCCAAACAAAAGCATATCAAGTAATGGTGTTGGACATCCGAACATTCCTGTTTGTCCACAAGCCCATAAAGAAGTACCTGTTACAAAAACataatgaaaattcattttatttaatagtttgcAGCACTTCAAAGAATTAAATGATTCATTTCATAAAAACTTACCAATTGTTAGAGTATTGAATACTGTTCCTACTACAGCAAACAAGAGAATAGTTCCAAGGTGATCGAAAAACAATCGATTAGGCATAAAGTAGCCGGCGTCCAATATGATTGGTGGTAGCATATAAAGGAAAAAGGTATCTGGCGTTAAAGGCTGCACATGAACACTGTGTGTACTTAAAAGAATTGCGCCTATTAAGACTCCCACAAAAATAAGGAGACATGACTCTGGAAACATTTTTGATAATCTTGGTGCCATATGAAATCCTGAAACAAATAAAGTTACACTTTATTGATTTACATTAAAACTTTTTCTTACTAATGACTTACTAGACTGAACATAAAATATGTCATGCCATTTATGATtgtcagataaatataatagttttgtGAATGAAAGTTTTGTCTAAAATttacaagtaaatattattttaaaacatggaAAGATCAATTATGCTAATGTATTATTTTGGTAGCaacgtaaaattttattaatatttcatttatgtgaggaacaaaattgtttaaaaaaataataatttctaagAGTATTTCAATGAGTTTTCTGCATGTATCACATAGAATTGCTGTAAgatgcttaaaaataaaaatcaatcgaTTTTGTTAAATAGAACATCCTACATAACATGTGAAGCATACCATAACTTAAATAGAATATGTAGCGATAAATGTGTCGTTATAAGATCGACAAGTACTTTATTCTATGATCTGGATTGTATAGAGAAAAGTTATTCCTATCACTATATTCCCCAATATCCCATTTACGATAGAAAAATAGCAAAGGAAAAAACTGAAAtacttaacaaaaataaatttagaattaagTCGGAAGCTGTTGTTCAAGAATTTGCTACACAGGTgaaaccaaaattaaaaaaagtcgaTTTAAAAGTTGTTTCAAAAAATGAGAAACATAATTCCTATAACAATAGTCTTCATAACTCGGAAATTATACTTGATGATAATAACTATATGGTACCTGTATCTGATTCTTGTGTAAAGAATGATATGAGCCAAAAAATTTGGTCGTATTCGAAATATCGAGTTGAGTATAGTAATCCGATACCAGAAGAACAAACATTTGAAAAGAAAGACCAAGGTAAACGCACTGATGACCCATGTCCATGCCAATTATTTTCATATACATGTTCATGTACAGATAAAAAATCGCTTACAAGGTTagccaaaaataatattaacttaactGTTACAAATCAAAATACTAGTACCCAAACAATTTTCCTGCAAAATGAAAGTGTGAATGATGGACATAGTAAAATGATAAAttctaaatattgtaaatataaacctacaaatataaatattaaaggaTCTACAAAAACAGCTATTTCTGAAGAATCTGTTATTGATAACAAACATATACCAAAACATCAAAAATATACTCATATAGAAGGCAGGTTTCATAAGAAAACAAATCAAGTAATTTGCCCCAATTGCAAAGAATCATTAGAAGTGAGGAGTTCAACAGATGACGATGCTTTTAAGTTACGTAAAAATCCTCATCGCAGAATTCAAGAAATATTATCATCTTATGTACATCATGGTTTTGAGAACGATTGTAGAGATGAAAATGATGTTTGTAATCATAATCCTCGTTGTGATTCAGTACCGTTGTGCcaaattttacctattaatGATATTTGTAATACGGGTCCAAAATGTGCCAGCCGAGCATCTGTTCCAAAAAATAATCCTAAAAAGATAAGAATCTCAAAAGCGTGCAGACACTACCCACCCTGCATTGCTGTGCCGTCTTGTCAAAAGTTAAaagttatgaaaaataattgtgacTACATTCCTCCTTGTTTACATTCTCCGCGATGTGTGAATGTCCCTTTATGTGTATCTTTTACTAAAATGCTCTACCACGAtgatatttgtaataaaaaattaaatgataccGACAATGCTGAAGATAATAGGTTCCCTATTTATAAATTCATGTCAAAATGGCAAAAAgagacatttaaaaattatcCTAAGGAAACCTGTGAATATGTAAGCTATCCACGATTCATTTTAAACCCTGAAATATCGAAATCACCCACATTGTTTCCAAATTTGTCACCAGTTATTTCAAATAAGGTGTTTTGTGCTTGCTGTAAATCTAATAAATCGTGCCAGTATGATTGCAATGATTGTAAATGTATATCACCATTACCAAGTGGATATAAAGGTTTTGCTAGTAGTAACGATGTCATGTACATTAGAGATGTTGGGTGCCAATTTAAATCGGAGAGCTCTGCCTTAAAAGACTCTGTAGTTCAATGTAAAACTTCCAGTGCATCTTTTGAACTAAGAAATACAAAGACTGGCACCTACAACAGCGACTACCACACTTTAAGATATGAAGACAAATTTACAAATCCTATTTTCGATACGGATCTATCTTTGTCGACTGTTATCCCTTCGTCTATAGACACTGATGGTCACAGTTCGTCACGTGGAATACAATTTAGAAAAAGACGTACTGGATATAAATCTCTATCAACTCCTTCATACTTTTTGACCATCTTCACAAAGTATGAAAATCCCATTGCACAATATCCACACTCATCAGATAAAGCCAGCTGAGTGACGAGCAAATCGACAACAGACGACACTCTGAgctatttatctattttaccTTCTTCAGAGGATAAAGAGAAGTCTCAGGGAAGATTTTTCAAAGGAAAGCACAAAAAGGTGTTTGCCATTAGACGGCGAAAGAAGTATAGTCGAAATTTTActtcatacaaataaaaaaaataagtaatttattttagacAATAAAAACGTAATGTTTACAGttcatttttcataaatttgtCTTATTAGTGCTCTCCGCGTTCATTAATTTACTAGATACAGCGtcagcttttagcgttttctgttctgtatCAATATACCAATACCAAGAtaccaataatataacaattatcTTAAAACGTTTATACTAGGTTTATTTTACCTTTACTCgactgttttaattatttttatttattactagctgacgccgtgcgatttcacccgtgtgattcccattcccgtaggaatacggggataatatatagcctatagtcttcctcgataaatgggctatttaacactgaaaatttttcaaatcgggctagtagttcatgagatcagcgcgttcaaccaaccaaacaaacaaacttttcagcattttgatattagtatagatttatttatcaaCGTTACAAAAGCAaaacaaaaggaaaataaagTCGAAACAGCTAATTTCGGCTTTGTTTATCGGCTAAAAATACCCAGTTAGGTATATTCAGAAAAAAAAGAGATCAACCTTGGAGTGCCTTCTTAActaagataaattaaataaaggacGGTAATTTACCTATAATCCAATGTAACTACTAAGTACCTTCTACTTTCTGTCTATAAATAATGAGAAGTCTCAATAAGCTCCACAAAATTACATTGGAAGCAATGACCCAAGAAATCGACTTTAGAAACCCACGCCCCGTCAAACTAAGAATGGATACATAATGTCAAACACTAAAGTTGGACGCTCATCATACTTTTAGTGCAGAATGTCTTGTATGTGGtgcaatcatcattattatttattttccatgggaaaattaacaatattaactAAAACTTGTCACTGACTGCGTTGAGGTTAACTCATAGATCTAGTACCTActctgtaccgactcttaaatctggGATAGCTAGTAAAACATATAGGTACAGTGTACACGTCAACCTAAAAGACGTCTGTCCAAAAACGACGAATTTTCACAGTTTTCCTGGAATCTCGTTAAATACAGAGCAATAAGTAATGACTATACTCTtggtgtaaatataaaaaaaaagatttttaatgaaCAATTTTTGTTAAGAAAAATGTAAACTAGCCTATTATCCTCCTAAAGCGGCAATCTATGCTTATTCCATCGACTGATATTAGCACAGCCATCTTTTAGGTCTGCAGTTCATATGGAAATGGATAGCTCTAGCTATTCTACAATATAAGTGGTGGTAAGGAAATTACCTATCTTAGCAATGCTAGCAAAAAAGATCCATACGCCAATCAAGAATGGCGTTTCAACACGATGGAATTCGACTGCTGCAATCACAAACGTCCGCTCCTTCTTCGGTTTGGCGGTGGTGACGGCTTCCGTGGTGGTGATCTGCTGTTGCCTCAGCTGGGTGCCGGGGGCTCCTGGCAACGGCGCCACGGGACCCATGGGCCCGAAACCCAGACCCGGGTACGTGGAGATCCCATCAACAGTTATGGACGGACTCTGTTTCGTGGTGctctgtaaacaaaataatcattattatcagactaactaacgccgcgcggttttacccgcgtagttcccgttccagtaggaatacggggataatatttaacctatagccttttttgacaaatgggctatctaacactgaaagaatttttcaaatcggagcagtagttcctgagattagcgcgttcaaacaaacaaactcttcagcttcttcgcaagttctctcgtcaggggttgcctggtagagattacttttagtataAGGTATAATTATAAGGCCGCCTTtacatgctaagtttaatttatctttttattgttttaatttataattgtatttttgtgtgcaataaagtatttcttcttcttcttcttcttgggcCTTTCGAATCAAAGGTAAGACATTTACTGGTCTATAACGGCTCtaggagcgtggtggactgttagaCTATACCTTGGCAAATTcattcataacactcccgatggtccgcgcgggccgggagagggttagcgatgccccgcgtgctcgacttcacacctgcgcagtccTTTCAACCCGTCGCCCACATATTATGGGAGTGtcgtcaacgaacttgccaagctataacccctctcattctgaaaggagactcgtactAAACAGTGACCCGGAAATGGGTTAttcaatttatgttttatttatgtttatcaaTTTATACGATAATATCTTGAGAAGAGaaaagacaaatgtcaaccaatagcggaaTTTAAAAGTCTCCGCTCTCTCTTACGTTGCGTTTGGATGAAAGAGCTGGGGATAAGCATGattgagaataaaatatttttctctttttcataTTATGCTATTTATTACCACTGTGTTACTTTACTCAAGTCgcaagtaatttataattacctATTACACGCATCATTAAATGAAGCCATTCGTATCCATTTAGGGAAATCTGATTTAAACCGATGTATTAGAATATGTTCTTGGTAAATTCCAAATCCGATACAGTATTACTGCTACGATAATTTAGTCCGTAGCACTTTAATGAAaagaatgtctgcaaatatgcTCGAGtgaggtctcaaatgaaagcgcacagaaagagaatattgatgacttgatcgagagtgtaattaagagcgcgcagcgtgttGGTACGATAGAGATAAAATTCgtagcgcaaacgagacgccgaattatgacttacacgtgagtgaaaagcacggagcgattgacgcgcgacgcaaattttatgacgtgagcgccaaaaccatttttacctaattgcaagtaaattgaacaacataacgaaaaacaaaNNNNNNNNNNNNNNNNNNNNNNNNNNNNNNNNNNNNNNNNNNNNNNNNNNNNNNNNNNNNNNNNNNNNNNNNNNNNNNNNNNNNNNNNNNNNNNNNNNNNNNNNNNNNNNNNNNNNNNNNNNNNNNNNNNNNNNNNNNNNNNNNNNNNNNNNNNNNNNNNNNNNNNNNNNNNNNNNNNNNNNNNNNNNNNNNNNNNNNNNaacaaaatggccatgttcaagatatatacctaattttctatacaaaacaaaaatttaagaaaataagtctgcttttcctgagattgaaagcaaaatgtgagcaaaacatgtatttttcaaaaaaataaactatcgagaaaagttttacaaattgtgtattttgtatagtcataacgaagctaacactttgaaatatcatttacccaaatatcaggctcctaagaatttccagaatctgagatccagaaccatttgtaaccaccaaattacatattgcttAATAAtatcatgaccttcgggggttttcaaaattttcaatgttattttatgttcGTGGTAGTTTTGATGATACAATACAACCcatcaaaacatttttatgtaaagtCAGGCCAAGGCTATTACTCGCGCTAAAAGTTATCAGATTTCATCGAAATCTCAAGCGCTGTAGACGACATTATCTAAcactcaaaattcaaaatccatttCTTTCAAACAGACTTagtttactatttataaatactcTAGCTatactaccaccggttcggaaggcaggttctgctgagaagagctggcaagaaactcaacagttgttctaTCTCTTTCTAACTCTCTAACTCTACTATGCATCGTATAGTGTTCTGGGTGTACCTATCCTAAGCGACAGGGTCAGAccttactatcatcatcatcatcatcattaacaaccctttcagaatgagaggggttaggccaatagtccaccacgctggcccactgcggattggcagacttcactcacgcagagaattaaaaaattctctggtatgcaggtttcctcacgatgttttccttcaccgtttgagacacgtgatatttattttgctaaaatgaaaagttggaggtgcatgcccataAATAAGATGGACATATATCATGAAAGTTTTGCAAAATGTTGTGGTAAACCGCCAGTAGATGCCATTTTTTTGacattaggtacatttttataGTAACTTCCTACCTATAccactaggattttcgacatttatttttaatcatatttaacactataacaaagccgtacaattataattagtcgtGTCATCATTTGTAcatgagaaattccattcactcgcgtactcaccattGTATCGCTCTGGAATGACGGCATAATGttcagagttttttttttgaaatagcaaagcgttattcacgttgggtcatttcacaggtaatttttgttcaagggcttgcaGTCTACTAGGTATTTGacgttttgataattttaaagcaattttaaattattttcattttaaaatgcgTTTAATGCTGTAAACGTCGCCATTGTCAAGGCCATCGGAAGTTGCAAAGAGTTCGCAAAAAGGTCAAGATACAATCTGCAGCTGGCAAGAGTTCAGCCCAACGCCGCAGCCTCACACAATAGAGGAAATGTATAATACGAAACCTTGCACTTTGATATTATTGGGGCCTAATTAAGCTACAGCATGATTTTGTAGTctatagaaacttttttttataatagaagTTAAAAGAAGTCCAGTGTTGAACAAAATAACTACGCAGATATTCAATTGAAATTGgaaattcaaatatttcaagtaggcttactttacaaccAGTTTTGAACAGTCAAGTCCTTCGGTTTACTTAATGACTCCACTATCGGTCCTGAAGGCTCGGCTGTGAAGAGCCAGAGATAGATAGGtatcttattttataaagagaGATTGTCCCCCTACCATAAataagttttaacttttaatccTTAAAAAACCGTTAAAAACAGTGTTTTTCGAATGATTATagtgttttttaaaattat
The DNA window shown above is from Bicyclus anynana chromosome 15, ilBicAnyn1.1, whole genome shotgun sequence and carries:
- the LOC112051821 gene encoding sodium/hydrogen exchanger 3 isoform X3 codes for the protein MTSLKHGVNLSRRACRQRLALLAVGILLAAASANPIESTTKQSPSITVDGISTYPGLGFGPMGPVAPLPGAPGTQLRQQQITTTEAVTTAKPKKERTFVIAAVEFHRVETPFLIGVWIFFASIAKIGFHMAPRLSKMFPESCLLIFVGVLIGAILLSTHSVHVQPLTPDTFFLYMLPPIILDAGYFMPNRLFFDHLGTILLFAVVGTVFNTLTIGTSLWACGQTGMFGCPTPLLDMLLFGALISAVDPVAVLAVFEEIHVDEVLYIVVFGESLLNDAVTVVLYHMFEAYTEMGASRLMYTDFLAGFASFLVVAVGGTCIGVVWGFGTGLVTRFTNEVRVIEPIFIFVMAYLAYLNAEMFHMSGILAITFCGITMKNYVEANISHKSHTTIKYTMKMLSSSSETIIFMFLGVATVNNNHDWNTWFVLLTIVFCSVYRIIGVYIFSAVANKFRLHKLNTVEKFVMSYGGLRGAVAFALVLLIDPEVVHLQPMFVTTTIAVIYFTVFIQGITIKPLVKILNVKTGEKRKPTMNERIHERFMDHLMAGVEDILGKHGNHHIRDKFKRFDNRFIRPFLLRNYQGAEPKILETYSKLAMKDAIEYMQRNASTIGNISGAESMSAIFKNYTSANFNGSPSFSQLDTSTWNIDMQELEYNPSKKDLTDARIHHLLAEELCKPYRRHRRLSYSRHAVNDRDLGTQVNYKTHMNIRRLVGDRKHHHKRSKRGKQDGKNHVTFPEFQQNGSAKQFTHGKKKYYRLDYIDEVLQEDDEQPRREPDDGGITFTAKSPPGYDEVSPTSSHKENSSSLLNQLANLPGFNPLKARIVKQYAKTPEEILPTAVEKSLPWRRDRSTYNFVPNEDILEEDERRMSDDNDTYMTVAEQARVATPTATETMLPWKREEAEGTTALKQSEFPSWASNKEYLAYSSPSATFLGLFRRESSSSTQAADLPVLSDSEGKADSIKGESSSKADHFGHSRQHPSLLSKRSTSLGGPSVLLMEDVAHSDPLGASSRPASIMQGPHRGQCRRGSMLELTGSLSRDAITEEKCSKSLPESERMGVRRLALGQQSLPREPFSRQLTMASTLLTSSSSDESSDENT